The following DNA comes from Vairimorpha necatrix chromosome 5, complete sequence.
TAAAGGAAATAATAACTACTGTTATATAAAAGTAATAGGCTTAGAaacagtaaaaaataaaataagtaGACGATTTAGTGACgaagaaattgaagaatttaaaaatatggcAAAACAACAAATTTACAAGAAACTTACAAAAAGTATAGCGCCGAGTATATTTGGACatgaagatataaaaaaggcACTAGCTTGTATGCTTTTTGGTGGTACAAGACGAGTAATGgaagataaaattaatttgagAGGAGacataaatgttttattattaggCGACCCTGGGGTCGCAAAAAGTCAACTACTAAAATTTATGGAAAATGTCGCGCCGATAGGCGTGTACACCTCCGGAAAAGGAAGTTCGGCCGCCGGCCTGACGGCCAGCGTCATAAAAGACCACAATGGGGATTTCTATTTAGAAGGAGGCGCCTTGGTTTTGGGGGATAATGGAATTTGCTGTATTGAcgaatttgataaaatgaATGAACAAGACAGAGTCGCAATACATGAAGCTATGGAACAACAGACTATAAGTATAGCGAAAGCGGGTATCACTAcaatattaaatacaaGAACTAGTATTCTAGCAGCTGCTAATCCTGTATTTGGTAGGTATGATGATTATAAAACACCTGATGAAAATGTGGAATTTGGTACTACAATTTTGAGTAGATTTGATTgcattttcattttaaaagacaAACATGGGCCAAATGACCTTGCGATGGCCAAACATGTACTTGgaattcataaaaaagatattgaagaaaaagatgacgaagatattattaatattgacAAATTAAGAAGATATGCTCAATATGCCAAGTCTAAAGTATTCCCAGTCTTGTCTGAGTCAGCCgggaaattattaataaattattatgtCAATACAAGAAAAGAAGTCAAGGATCTAGAAAAAGACACTTTTAAAAAGAGTGCGATTCCTATAACAGTAAGACAATTAGAAGGAATTATAAGGATAAGTGAATCTTTGGCTAAAATGGAGTTACTTGATAAAGTATTAGAGAGACATGTAGAAGAAGCTATAAGGATTTTCAAAGTGTCGACAATGAACGCAGTGTCACAAGGGCACATGCTTGAAGGGATGGTCAGGTCTGATGTACTGGAGAAGATAGAAGGAATATGTGAGAAAATAAGGAATTTAGTGCCTTTGGGGGCGAGTGTAAAATATAGTGAATTGATTAGTAAAATAGGGAGACAAGATGAGAATTTGGGGAAGAAGGCTATTGACTACATGTGTAAACAAGGGAAATTGATTTACTATGAAAATGGGAAGTCTCTTGTGAGGCAGCcctaaaattaaaaatttaatagtttattaaatttatactattttattttttactacattttatttttttctattaaaatttaattttttatactattttatttcttatattaaaactattttattttattattacgacttattttttttataaatttttttgcatttgattttttttcgtttttttgcTTTCTCCCATATATTACATCgtaatatataattcttttctaaatttgACCCCTAATGCAAGAGAATGACAGACATACTAATTCATATTTACATGACATCCTCACATTCTTAAAATCAACTTCTGGCTCAGTCACTTTCACTGACTTATACAATAAACTAAAAATCGACATACACAGCAATCTTCGTCTCTTAAATGCTCTCCAATCTAATGAGAAAATCCGGATACAAAACAATCTTATTGAATATTTGTACACttacaatattaaaaataaagaagatttagtcgaaatattcaaaaacaaGAAAGAAGGAATAGAACTAGTAAAACTAAAAGATAATCCTGTAGACATCAGTGGATTCTTAGAAGACTTCTTGATTCTTAAAGATAATGATGGAAGTGAAGTCGTGTTTTATAATGAACTACATATTGACAAACTGGACGAGGAATTAATAAACTTATGGAGAGCAGTAAAGATACCAGGATATCAAGATATGCTTAGTGAACTTAATTGTGCGGGATTGAAGAGCGACAAGAATGAAGTGGTAAAGaggaaaataataaataaaaaagcgaagagtaaaaaatatagaaggAATATAAAGATAACTAATACACATGTAAAAGGATTAGATCTGAGTGGGATGGATGATCAtccataaaataaaaaaaaaattttaagtgtaaaatatattaaaagacATGTATCttattctaaaataaagcttattaaaaaatagagaTCTTTTCGACGCtagttatataaatatataggccatatatagaaattagatgtataaaaaaatactatttTAAGTACAATACGATTAGATTGACATTTGGAACTACTTTACAATTGAAATTGacatataaaagaagacattgtaaaaaaatctaaacgACTgcaatttataatataaataaaacacaTGGAAACcacagtaaaaaaaatataacatctttttaaaaatgaattggGCTTAacatatgaaaaaaaaaagcacTGATTATATtggttaaaaaattttattactaggtgaaaatatttgttcgaaattttttttaaaataagattatctgataaaaaaattctagtTCAGCTTTGCTAAATGACatagttttaaaatctttttgaATTGCACAAAAGCTTTGATTCgttctattttttagtgGGCTTGTTGCTGATTTCATCTTATCatagaagaaaatttaagtgTCTTGTACTTATTAATGacatattaataaattgtaTAGAAATACacaaacaaattatatttatgcCTTTTCAACTTAAACTACACTAAAATCCATATGAcgtaatttttaaaactttacaataaaaatttgtttttttttatacagtTAGTTATAGACACAATCTACCACGAGTCTCTGTCATATATtcatctttttaatttaataaagtaTTTCAGTAACATATAAATTCAAGTATGTTTATATTGTGTCTACATgttaattattttgtagatactaaataagaataatgtattacaaataataaaaaaatgatgtgtaatttttttttattattttcttatcGTATTCTGTAGAATCTCGCCCAATGATATGTCATTaatcttatttttcaaatcatcgtcttctttattatcaataccatcataaaaaagacaatCATTTtctgataaaaaaataactttttgaaattttttcatttttaattcatttataatattagtGAGatcttctataaattttattctgtatttattaaaatatgttaaaCTATTCAAAGAAAATCCCAATGCACAGTTTACATTCTCAAT
Coding sequences within:
- a CDS encoding minichromosome maintenance protein 5 (MCM5), with translation MTFDEQRITSVDLITNSLPFNKSTIQSSFLDFIQNFRSDHREYIHTLTNNINQHIYELVIKLEHINQYSDTLSKFITTNPEKFIEYSEEIIIKEYFLDPVKNFQLHIISSEQIQNIRNINASKTHRIIRIKGLVVSASSIITKPKKLYIVCRNCLNGKFVTEIIPRTCESSCPIDPYIIVPEKSQVLDIQYIKIQEEFEDIPMGETPRHFSLIMEKNLVNKIIPGCLGIFTGIYGITNKGNNNYCYIKVIGLETVKNKISRRFSDEEIEEFKNMAKQQIYKKLTKSIAPSIFGHEDIKKALACMLFGGTRRVMEDKINLRGDINVLLLGDPGVAKSQLLKFMENVAPIGVYTSGKGSSAAGLTASVIKDHNGDFYLEGGALVLGDNGICCIDEFDKMNEQDRVAIHEAMEQQTISIAKAGITTILNTRTSILAAANPVFGRYDDYKTPDENVEFGTTILSRFDCIFILKDKHGPNDLAMAKHVLGIHKKDIEEKDDEDIINIDKLRRYAQYAKSKVFPVLSESAGKLLINYYVNTRKEVKDLEKDTFKKSAIPITVRQLEGIIRISESLAKMELLDKVLERHVEEAIRIFKVSTMNAVSQGHMLEGMVRSDVLEKIEGICEKIRNLVPLGASVKYSELISKIGRQDENLGKKAIDYMCKQGKLIYYENGKSLVRQP
- a CDS encoding putative SP-containing protein; the encoded protein is MICYFFYIFCIYTASYNIKDIEQVVDDITYKIKNSEEVFYKTVPITREIENVNCALGFSLNSLTYFNKYRIKFIEDLTNIINELKMKKFQKVIFLSENDCLFYDGIDNKEDDDLKNKINDISLGEILQNTIRK
- a CDS encoding transcription initiation factor IIE subunit beta (tfa2); translation: MQENDRHTNSYLHDILTFLKSTSGSVTFTDLYNKLKIDIHSNLRLLNALQSNEKIRIQNNLIEYLYTYNIKNKEDLVEIFKNKKEGIELVKLKDNPVDISGFLEDFLILKDNDGSEVVFYNELHIDKLDEELINLWRAVKIPGYQDMLSELNCAGLKSDKNEVVKRKIINKKAKSKKYRRNIKITNTHVKGLDLSGMDDHP